The window TCCGGCTGTCCTTTTTGCATTGCTGTTAAATGTACTGTTATAAGCCTGGAACATATTCGCAGGATACCATTTATCATCTGTTGTAGTGGTTTGTCCGTGTGCTACTGCAATATCTCGTAATGCGGTCTGATAATTCTCAAAGCCTGCAGAACTTGTGGGAACATTAGTAATTACTGCAATTTCTGCAGGGTTCGTAATATCAATATATTTTAATGCTAAAAACGGATCACCATAAATCTGTGCATTTTTTTCCAGCTTATAAAGTCTGTAAACAGGTGTATTTGCATAGGCTCCCGTTTTGTTTGAAAGGTTTTTCATCGCTTGTTTTGTTGCATCAATTTCGCTTGCCAAACGATTCATACGAATCAAGTCTGTACGAAGATTAAACTCTCCTGCAAATTCCCATTTACGTTCCTGAACAATAGCGGCTTCAAATGCCTGCTGACCAGACGGAGCAGGTACAGAACCAATTCCTGCACGGTTTCTTACCTGCATTAAAGCAGTGGTTCCTGCAGCGGTAGGTCCGCCGTTTAGATAGTTCTGAGTTTCTGCATACATTAATAAAACATCTGCATATCTTAAAACAGGAATATTTAAATTACGGGCGTCTGCAGCCTGGGGCGCAATACACCATCCCATTCTGAATTTACCTGACAGGATACATGAATATGTAGTTCCGGCATTCACCCAGGTGTCACTTGCATTACCATTGTTTAAGAAATATACACTGTAAGAAGTACAAGAAACGTCCCTACGTGTATCTCCCTGATTAAAAGACAAATAATAACTAGGAAGAATGAATTGCAATGCCTTTCTAGATCCATACGTTCCTCCACGAGACCCTTCATTAGCGTAGACTCCGAAAGCTGAGTTTGTATTTGCCCCGTATTCTGCAACCTGCCAAAGAATCTCAGAGTTTGTGACTGAAAATTTCCTTTGGCAGAAATTGAACCACAAGGCTTCAAAACCACTTTTACCGCCCTGAGCCTGAACCAAAGAATTGCTTCCTCCGTTAATAATAGCCGCACAGGCATTATCCGCAATCTGATACAACTCCTGAATTCTGCTGTTATCACTACGGCGCGACATCATGGCTCCACTTCCGGTATTCAGATCCCAACGAAGGGAATATCCTGCTGCGTAAAGAGCAATTCTTGCCAATAGGGCATTCACTGCATGTTTTGTTAAACGTTCTGTTGTTGCATATCCACTTTGTCCAAAACCTGGAACGTTGACTACGGATTCCTGAAGATCAGCAATGATATGATCATAAATTTCGTCTCTTGAAGTACGTTTTGGATACAATGTATTCGGGTCATTCGGATCCATCTCATCCAAAGGTTTAAAAACTGAAGGAACGTCTCCGTAAACACGAATTAAATTATAATAACAAAATGCACGGATGGCCTTAACTTCAGCTAATAAAGCATCACGTTTTGGGCTTGCTTCCATTTTGCTTAATCCGCTGACTGCAATATTTGTTCTTTCAATAACGGTATACATCGCAGAGTAAATTCCTGTTACCGTATTGGGGGTATATGCATCATATTGATAGTTGGCAATATTATATTTGGAATTATTGGTAGAGCCATCTTCTGAAGAATGGGTTACTGTGTCTCCGGCTCCTAACTGATAATACATTTCTGTTGGAACTATACCTCTGTAACAACCCAGAACAAACATTTCTGCAGTATCTATATTTTTAAATACGGATTCTGTATCCAATGAATTGTAAGCGGGTTGATCCAGAAAATCGTCACTGCATGAATTCATCGCTAAAACAGCAACGAAAATTGAGGGAAGAATGACTAATTTTCTTAGAAACATGGGAGTATTATATATATATTTCATGATTTTAAATATTACATCATTAAAAAGTTAAATTAAGGCCAAGAACATAGCTTCTCGAACGGGGATACGTAGAACTGTCGTACCCAGGTGTAACAGTCACCCCGCTTGCTGCAGAAACTTCAGGGTCATAACCTGAATACCCTGTAATTGTTGCTAAATTGTTAACAGTAAAATAGATGCGGGCATTGGACAACATTACTTTATTCAAAAATTCTTTAGGAAAAGAATATCCTAATGTCACCTGGGCAATTCTCAGATAAGAACCGTCTTCTACATAGTATGATGATGGGTAGGCAATATTTGAAGTGTTTGTATTGCTTAAACTCCAAAGGCTTGAGTCTTCGTTTGGATTCAGTTCTTTTAATCTTACTAAATTGGTTGTTGCCAGCCCCGTATTAGGATCAATCAGATGATAATAATTATTCCCGAATTCTGAAGGAACATTCTGGAACATCGCATATGGGCTTAAGCTTTGTTTAGTGGCATTATAAATATCATTTCCAACGCTAAATTTCATAAATACAGCCAGGTCAAAACCTTTGTAAGAGAAATTATTACTGATTCCTCCGATAAAGTCCGGAGTACCGTTTCCGATCTTCTGCATTTTTCTTGTAAACTGATCTCCTGATTCATTATCAGCAGCAAATTTCATATCGCCCGGTTTAGGAGTTCCGGTTGCAGGTTTTACAACGCCCGGCTTTAAGGTTAAAGATCCGTCCGAATTTTGGGTAAAGTCATCCGTAGTGTAAACTCCCTGATAAATATACCCGTACATATCTCCCAGTTCTTCTCCTACCGTTGCATAGTAGGTCACCATTCCCGTTCTGCTGCCTCCTACACTGAATGTTTTATTCAGTTGTCCGTTCTCAAGAGAAAGAACTTTAGATTTGTTAAAAGAGATATTAAGATCTGTCGTCCATCTGAAGTTTCCGGATTTTACATTCACCGTATTTAATGTGAATTCCATCCCTCTGTTTCTCATAGAACCGATATTCTGGTACTGTCTCGAATATCCTGAAGAAACGGGAAGTACACTTTCGAAAAGCATTTTGCTTACGTTATTATGATACCATTCGGAAGTCAATTTAATTCTGCTATTGAAAAACGCCAGATCTACACCAATATTGGTAGTTCTCAGCTCTTCCCACTGAAGATCACGATTTCCCCAGTTTGTACTGGTAACGTATGCCGGATATCCCTGAGTATTGTTTATTGGATAATCTGTAAGCAAAACATTGGTTCTCCATAAGTTATTGGAGACACCATTGTTACCTGTTACTCCATATTCAATTCTTAATTTAAAATCATTAACGATTTTATCAATCTTATGACCCTGCCAGAAATTTTCCTGAGAAACACGCCATGCACCTGCTACAGATGGAAAATACCCCCAGCGGGATCCTTCTGCAAATTTTGAAGAACCATCCGCACGTATTGTTCCTGTAATTAAATAGCGATTATCATAATTATAATTTACCCGGGCAAAATAGGAAAGTAAGCTGTTGCTTGATCTATCTGTATTTTTATCGGCAACCGTTGCGTTGGCAATATCATCCAGTCCGAAATTAGGATATGGGAATTTTGTAAGTTTCATGCTGCTTCCCTCGGATTCTTCATACCAGATTTCGTTCCCTATTAAAGCATTTAGTTTATGTTTTTCACCCAACCTTTTATTATAATTCAAAGTATTCGTGATCTGATAACGGAATGTTTCTGCATTGGCGATATTGCCATTGATCCCTGTGTTTACAGGATCTGTGAGGAACGCACGGGAGTTTTGATCTGAAAATGATGTTGATTTGCTGTTTATCCAGCTATATTGTCCGGCAGTTCTCCATGTGAAGTTTTTCAGAAAGTCAAATTCGATACCTGCATTGGCTACGAATGTTCTGGTACGCTTGTTTGAAGTTGAAGCCTGGGTTTCTATGTATGGGTTTTCTGTATCGAAACCAGAGTCCAGCGCTGAAAAATCCGGGAAAGTCTGAGTGTTGAACAAATGATCCTGGGTAAATAATGTACCACCGGTAATAGGCTGAAGAAGAATTTTTTTCATTCCTGAATAAGCTCCTCCACCGTTTACAGAATTGTTCGTAAACATGGTATTGAAATCTACTCTTACCCCTTTATACAATTCTGAATTGATATTGGCACGTAATGAATTCCTTGTCTCACTATAGTTTTGAAGCAAACCATCCTGTTTATTGTAATTATAACTGATGAATGCCTGTGTCTTATTATTTCCTACAGAAACGTTTACGTTGTGGTTCTGAGTTAATCCCGTTCCTCCCAGCATTTTTTCCTGCCAATCTAATGCAGAAGCAGATCCGTAGCGATTGGCAATTCTCTGATTGGCTCCGGAATAGAATCCCGGTGCATCGGTTCCCAGATTATTATCAAAAACATTACTCCACGCTGATGGTTTAGACTGAAGAACTCCCAATTCGTACTGATACTTTACATATTGTTCCACATTGGAGAGCATATCCAGTTTCTTTGAAAGCATATCAAATGACATGAAAGTATTGTAGGTGATAGTCGTTTTTCCTTTCTTCCCACTTTTAGTTTTAATAACAATAATACCGTTGGAACCACGAGCTCCGTAAATGGCAATGGCAGAAGCACCTTTCAGTACATCGATACTTTCAATATCATTGGGATTAATCACATTCAAAGCGTTATCCAATTGGAACCCGTCTACAATATACAGCGGATCGGAACTTTGAGTTATGGAGGAACCACCTCTGATCGTAACGTTGGCATTGGCACCCGGAGCACCACCTGCTGTTACGATATTCAGACCTGATGCTCTTCCCTGCAGCGCCTGTAAAGCATTCATTGCCGGTGTAGCTGCCAAATCTTTTGCAGAAACTGAAGAAACAGATCCTGTTAAGTCTGACTTTTTAACTTTACCATAACCGATAACAACCACTTCCTCAATATCTTTTGTGTTTTTCACAGAATCATTTACCGTCTTTTGCCCCCAGACAAAACTTGTTGAAAGCATAAATGCCGGAAAGACGATTCGCTTTATATTTTTATGTTTAACTATTAAAGACATATGTTAATTTTTATGTTACCAAAATACACCGTTACAAAAATCCGGGCATCCTGCAATATCCTGTATTTAAATATTAACGATTTACCACAATCAGCCACGATATTTAAGTTATATTTTAAAATAAACAACAAAACAATTGTAAATCACTAATTATTTTATAAAATACTTAACTAAACCGCGAATTAAAAATCCCTCTATTTTTAATAAAAGACACTGATTTTTCAGTGCCTTTAAAAGAGCTAAAATTCTAACTCTGAAACTATATGAATGGATGAATGTGAAATGAATTTTATCGTAAAGAATTTCCGTATCCTACAATCAAAATAGAAACAAACATTACAATCATTCCGCCAGAAATGGTTATAATTGTTTTTTTGGAAACTCCTTTCCATTCATTGATGATAATTCCCCATAAATTGGCAATAAAAATGATAAAGGCCATGTGTAAAATCCATGAGCTGGCGCCATTTCCCATTTTACTTTCGCCCATACCATAAAAGAAGAACTGTAAAAACCACATAGTTCCGGCAAGTGCACAGAAAATCAAGTTACGCACCACCGGTACGTTTCTTTTGGTATAATCGGTATAAGATTTATTTTTAACAGCTAAGTACAAACACCCGATCAGATTGACTGCCATACCACCCCAAAGCACAACAATGTAGGTTACATTATTTTGAAAAAGGAATTCTCCCTGATCCGGGTTAGCTATTTTCCAGGCTTCATTGGCTGCGATTGCCATTGGCTTTCCTGCTTCCAGTCCGAAGTTAAAACATGCACTTAAAACACCGGATATGATAGAAACGATTAATCCCAACCCGAATTTATATTCCGTTTTTACTTCTAGACCATGAGGATCTGTTGAATCGGTTTGTAACTCTTTTTCTTTCATCATTCCTGCTTTTCCACTAATGATGATTCCGATGACACAAACCAGAAGTCCCAGCAAAACAAACTGTCCCCATTGGCTGGAAAACAGCAAACCGATATTGTCTTTTCCTGTTTGTGGAGAAAATTCATAATAAATGGAAGGAACGAGTGATCCAAACACCATACAAAGCCCCAAAATAATGCTGCTTCCAAGTGCTACTCCAAGATATCTAACGCCCAAACCATAAGTAAAACCGCCAATTCCCCACAAAGCACCAAACAAAAACGTCAGCCCCAATATGGAAGAGCTTTCATTCTGAATGATTTCCCAAAAACCGGGAATGGTAAGAAATGCCGCAAGAGGCGGCACAATGATCCAGGAAAAGACGCCTCCAATTAACCAATAGGTTTCCCAGGACCAGCCTTTTACTTTTTTATAGGGTAAATAAAAGCTGCCTGAAGAAAAACCTCCTAAGAAGTGAAAAAAAACTCCTAATAATGCATTCATAATTTATCTTATGGATTGAATTTGAAAATTAATACTATGAAATCGATTGCGCATCTTGTAGTGTCATGTTGTAATATTAGTTTCTTAACGCTCCTGCTTTCTAAATCGATACATTCACTCAGTGAAAATTAACTATTTTGAATATTCGTTTATTTTAATTGATACACTTCACTTGCAGCAAGCAACAGACAACCTAAACCATAATCTTCAAAATCAGGCTGCTTATCAATGGCAAGCGGCTGACCGTCTTTAGGTTCTTTTCCTGTTCCCTGAACCCAGCCTAAAAATCCGTTCGGCTGAACAGAATCTTTTACAATTGCGCTCCAGGCTTTTACGAGAACGGGTAAATATGTCTTTTTATCAATCAATCCTTTATTAAGCCCATAGGCCATTCCATACACAAAGAGAGCGGTTCCCGTCATTTCTTTACCTCCGAAATTGCCAGGATCATGCAGACTTACATTCCAAAAGCCATCTTCCCTCTGAATGGGTAGCAAAGCTGATAACAGATCTTTATAATCCTGTAAATATTCCTTATAATGCGGATCAGATTCCGGGGTATCTTCCAGTGTACGCGCTAAAGCTGCAACTACCCAACCGTTTCCGCGGCTCCAGTAGCAATCTTCGCCATTGGGTTCTTTATAAGGGGGAACGAAGCTTTTATCCCGCCACCAAAGTTTGTCTTTTGGGTTATATAAACCATTTCCTCCATGCTTATATTTCGTAAAGGCATACATCTCATAATTTTTATCGAAATATTTTTGTTCACCTGTAATTCTGCCCAGCTTTGTAAAAATCGGCATTCCCATTTGGAGCGCATCAATCCACCACCAGTCATCTGATTTTTTAGAGGCAATCATACTGTCCATAGAAGCTTTGACAAATTTTATTCTTTCCGGATTTTTTTTGCCGTCAATTTCATAAAGATCCAGATACGTTTGTCCGCAAGCCTGGTTGTCTGCATTACGGGTATAGGTACCGCGCATCATGTCCCAATTGTGTTTTTGAGACCAGTCGATGGCGTAATCGTAATACTCTTTTTTAGGATCTATTTTATACAGAGCCATCAGTCCTTCATAGTAAACAGCCCGTGTCCACAAATTACTTGGCCATACTTTTTTTCCGACAACTTCCTTTCCCGCGTCCGGCCATTTGTTCATGAAATATTGATTTGCCCTGCGTGAAACGTCCAAAACTTCTTTTTTATCCGGAAGATTAACGTTTTTTGCCACCGTTTGTTTCTGAACTGAGCAGGAATATAAAACTCCAAACATCGACGCAAAAAAAACGCCTCTCATTAGTACTTGCTTCATAATTATTTTATTTTAGATAATTAAAGGATTAAGGTTGATTTAAGGTTTAACTGTATAAATATTTGGCAATGGAGCTTTTGAAACAGATTCATCCAAATAATAATCAGTATGAGGAGGCTGGTTGTAGCCTACATTTTGCCAAACAATACTCAATCGGTATTGCGGATTATGCATCATCGTATACAAACGGTGCTTCGTAGGAATGGTAGAACTGAAAACCCGAAGCTCCTGATTATCTGATGTTCTGTAAATCAGCTCTTCCCGCCAGTCTCCAAATAAATCGGCAACCAGAGAAGGATTTTTCTTAGTGCCATTGTTAGATTCGCACTGAAAATCCTTAGCATCAAAAATGAGATTGGACTTTTCTTTATTCCAATCCCATTTTGACACAGAAGTTCCGTCTAAAATTTCGCTTAAAAAATCCCCATCCCAATAAATTCCCATATTACAGGCAGGATTTTTATCACTTATTTTTCTTCCTTTAGTATCGTAAATACCTTTCACACCAGCTCCTGAAGCCCACGATTCTGAACCTTGATAGCGGGGATCAATATTTAAGGACAGTCCTCTTCCCGGTCCTTGAAATTTGCCCTGTTTACTATAAATCAAAGAAGGTAGTTTCCATAAAACCTTACCCGTTGCACCTGCTCTGAAATGGGCACCCGCATCATCAAATCTTTCCTGAATATCAAAAATTTCCAATCCCGGAGAGGAAGGATCCAGATCACCAACGTGCAGTGCATCACCGTGACCAAAGCCCGTGCTGTTCAAGACTTTTCCGTTATTATCAACCGTCATTGCACCAAAAATAATTTCATCTTTTCCATCATTATCTACATCGGCAATGCTCAGGTTATGATTTCCCTGACCACGGTATTTTTTATTTTCTTTTGAACTTTCCGTATCAAAAAGCCATCGTAAACTGAGTTTTTTATCCTTATAATCCCAGGCAGCGATTGCCGTTCGGGTATAATAACCTCTCGACATAATAATGCTGGGTGTTTTGCCATCCAGATAAGCAACTGCACCCAAAAACCGGTCTACCCTATTTCCTTTCGCATCGCCCCAGGTTTCGGTAAGCTGTTCCGGAGTCGGATTCAAGCTGCCCTGAAATCTCGGAACAATATAATGAACGGTATTAATTTCTTCGCCTGTTTCACCATTAAAAACAGTCAAATATTCAGGACCGGAAAGGATAAACCCGTTTTCATTCCGGTAATCTTTGGAAGGATCCCCGATGAATTTTCCTTTACCATCTCTGCTTCCATCTGCCGTCTTCATAACGACTTCTGCTTTGCCGTCCTGGTCTAAATCATACACTAAAAATTGTGTGTAATGCGCCCCTTCCCTGATATTTTTTCCTAAGTTAATTTCCCACAAGAATTTTCCGTTCAGTTTATAAGCCTGAATAATGGGTTCATCTGTAAAGCCTTTCTGACTGTTGTCTTTGGATTGCCCCGTCTGATGAAGGATAATTTCATATTCACCATCTCCGTCAAGATCGGCAACAGAAGCATCGTTGGGCGTATATCCCACCGGAGTTCTTAAAGGAATTGAAAAATAAGGTTTTTGATTAGCAGCATACTTCGCAGAATCCTGATCAATCTCCCGTTCCTGGGTATTGGATCTTACGAAATAAGTGTAATTCTTTGTTTTGTCTGCCGTTGTATCTAAAAAACTGGTTTCGTTAAGCAATGGTTTTTCGTTCAGCTTTTTGCTTTTATTATTTTCAATACGATATAGATCAAACTGAATATTCTGAGGTTCTGTACCCAGTAAACGCCAGCTCACAAAAATTCCTGTTTCTGAAGGTACTGCAACAATTCCTCTTTTTAAATACTCCATTTGCCTTTGTGCTGAAAGGAGCTGTGAAAAAAAAATGATCAGTACAATAAAGTTATATTTTATATTCATAATTCTGAACTATTACATTAATATATAATTCAATCGATTGCGCAATTTATTTTGATATACTTTTCTTTATATGAATTCTATTTTGAAAAATATAATGGAAATAACTGAATTTGTCCATCCAATCCGGAAGGCTGAATTTTCCATCCAGAGGCATCAAAAGCTTTATAATCAATATTTACAAAATTAATTTCATGATAATTACGCCATTGAATTTTATTCTGATCCATGTAACGGATTCTATTTGCCATCAAATTGCAGACTTCAATCTGAATGGTATTTTTCCCTTTTTTCAGATATTTCCCAATGTTGATTTCAAAAGGAATACTCCAGACAATCCCAGCTTCCTGACCGTTAACAATTACTTTTGCACTTTCATATAGTTTATCGAATTTTAAAAGATAATCGTCTGCTTTTTTATTCTTCAAAACTAATGTTGTTGTATAAACACCGGTTCCTGAAAAGCTCTGTGTTGCAGAATCTTCTGAAAAGTTCGTCCAGGGTTCCGGATTTTTTAGAATCCTTGATTTTGGACGTTCGGGACCGCCTTCTTTGAAAGTCAGCTGCCATGCTTGATTTAAACTGATAGGGGAATCTATTTTTTCAATATAATTCCATTTTGCAATGGAATGATCAACAGATTCACTATTTTTAAAAAATAAAGATTGTCCGGATTTCAGTTGAATTCTTACAGAATTGTTTTGTATTTCCGCAACTCCGAAATCTCCGTTTTCCGGATTCATGATCACGGCTTGCTTTCCTGTATAGTTTAAAGGAATAAACTGATTAATGTCCTTTGCAGTATGATTAACAATGAAATAGTATTTTCCACCGTCAAACTGTCTCCTCACAAACCTCAATCCGGTTTCCGTTAATTGTTCTTTTTGTATTTTTAAATATTCCAAGCCTTTTTCAATATCAGCACTTAACACAATTTTTCCTTTTCCGAAACTCGCAGTTTTTATATTTTCTCCGTGATCCTGAAACTCGATCTGAGCCCACAATGATTTCAGTTCTGCTCTTCTTTTTTCAACTTCAAAATTTCCGGGAATATCTTTTGGCTCATTTTGAAAAATAACCGAAGCGCCATTTTGAGCTAATTTGAGAATATAATGTATCGTAGTTTCCGGCAAATAAGTTAATTCAGGAATAATTAAAACCCGGTAAGAAGATCCTTCTTTTGCAGTCTGAATTTTCTGGTTTTCCGATTTGGATTCGCCAATCATCTTGTCAGAAATCATATCAAGAGCATAGCCCATTTTGCTTAGCTTCGTTAAATTCTTATACATTGGAGTTGGCTGCAGCCATTTTTCCACGTTATGAACTTTAAACGCGATATCTTTTCCATTCGGATTAGCCCATTGGTCATAAATTGGCCAGTATATCAACAGTTCATTATCAGATTTCCCGCTCTGCAAAACACTTTGAGTACGGGCAACATAAGAATTTAATCCCATTAAATGTGGCCACAAACTGTTTTCCGGAACAAAATTAACCGAAGCGTAAAAAAGCCATCCCGGAAAAGGAACATCGGCCGGTGTATATGTTGTACCATGATAAAAAACGTGATTGATTCCAGATAGAAAAACCTGCTCCACTTCGGGTTTTGCTTGCGACCAGGAGGTTTTAAAATGCTCTGTAAGCCATGTAAAAGTTTCATTTGAAATTAATTGTTTACCTCTAACATTGGCAGCCGATGAAGCAAATTTCAGCATATTAATATCCGGTTGATCAGATTTTTGCACATCTGTACGCTCTCTTCTCAGCCCCGGAATATCAAAAACCGTACTTCCAAAAGTCTCAGACTCCGGAATATCGACTGCAGCATACAAGTCCAGTAAATTTCCTGGCGATCCGTGGGCCTGGTTGGTATTTTTGGAATTTTTGGAATGAGCCCAGTTTGTAAAATCCTTAGTAAAATTGCTCAAAATCAATTCGCTCAGGGTTTCCCTGTAATCTGACTTAATTCTACCCGTCATCTCGTTTTCTTCGTTACTGACAAGATATTTAATGTATGGACTCAAATCATATCCTCTCCTTTTTTTAAATTCACTTTTAAAATCAGGGGTCCAGTCAGCATTATAAACCTCATAACTGTCATTGAAAAAAGAACGGATTCCATAGTTTGAGTTTCCAAAAGCTTTATCGAAAGTTTTAAGATAATCTTTCGTTGCATCAGGTGAAAAATGATCTAGTGTATACCCTTCACCACCTGGAGCTGCACGTTTTACTTTTTGTAAAGTTTTGCCTGTAAAAACAGCATAAATCGTCCATTTCCCGGAATCCGGCTTCCAGTTGAGAGAGCCGTCATTTGCTATTTTATCAGTTAAAACAACTGCTTCATTTTTCTCATTGTAAGCCGTTACAATATCTAATTTTATTGTTTCTAAATTCTTCTGTTTTTCATCATTCAGAATGATTTGCTCTGAAAATTTTTCGCCTGATGAAATTGTGTATGTCTGAACAATCATTTTTGTAGCGGCATCTTCTTTGTCAACCTGCGAACCACCGATTGGCCAGCCTGTTCCTACAGCCATATCAACTCCCATGTTCAAACTTTTTGCTTTGCATGTAGTGAATTGAAGCATTTTCATCCACTCCGGAGAAAGATAATTGATGTACTGATTTTCAAAACCTTTTGCTCCATAAATGGGAACGATTTCTATGCCACCGAAACCTGCTTTATTAAGTGTTGTCAATTCTTTATCCAATCCTTTTTCGCTGACAGCATTTCCCATCCACCACCATCGTGTCCACGGCTTTGCCGTTTCAGTGGTTTTTGGCCACGGATTTTGTGCAGGAAGATTCCCAAACGCAAAACAAAATATGCCTGCCTTTACTATAGATTGAATATTCATTTTCTTACTTTTTAGTTTCCATCCGGTTTTAAAGATTCCATGAAGATACATTCCGGCCAATGGAATTTTTCAAAAGGATCAGGTTGATTTAAGTCAAAACCTTTATATTTTTTAGAAATAAACTTAGTCAAAGGCAGCTTCTGATCGACAATACTTTTTATGACACATTTTGCCAGTTCATAAGCGCCATACGTATTAAAGTGAGTATCATCTGCCAAAGCATCCTTCTGATTGGGATAAGAATTTGCAGGATAATAGACAAATGCTTTTTTAGAATTTTCCGGTCCCAACGCTTCAAAAAGCGTTTTACTCATTGCATTCAGGTCGATTAAATATACATTTTCTTCTTTGCTAATTTCCCGCATCGCATCAGGAAAATCATCAAGAGTATTGACAATCTTATTATTCTTATCAAAAACTCTTCGATTCATTGATGTAACTAAAACAGGAATCGCTCCCAATTGTTTTGCTTTATTACTCCATTCCTGTAATCTTTTTCTATAACCAGATTTTGTGCTGTTGCCATACTTCTGATCATTATGCCCAAACTGGATGAACAGATAATCTCCAGGCTTTATTTTGTTCCAGATTTTATCAATCCGATGGCGGTCTTCAAAAGCTTTCAAAGTTTCTCCGCTTTCGGCGTAATTCGCAACAACAACTTCTTCCGGAACAAAAAAACACGGTAGCATTTGTCCCCACGAGGCCCAGGGTTCGTACTGTGCATCTACAACCGTGGAATCCCCTGTCAGGTAAATTGTTTTTGCCGTTTTGTTAGACTGAATGGTTATTGCACAAATTTTTGGGGCTTTACTGTTAAATTCAATCGTCAATAAGTTGTCCCAATGTAAATATTTTCTTTCTCTTGGTTTTAATTTTACAATTCCAATTTCAACTCCATCCTGATTACGGAGAATGCTGTCTTTAATATGAACTGTAATAAGTTTTTCAACTATTTCACCTTCTTTTGTTTTTACTTCGTCCAGCATCAGACGACGGTTTTCTACACGAGCTGTTGTTTGAGAAGTTCCTTTAGAATCACCTAAATTTAACTTAATATCATAATTCCCTTCCGGAAGTACCACCGAAAAATAGAAAGGTCTGTCGCTGGTAATATAATCT of the Chryseobacterium viscerum genome contains:
- a CDS encoding rhamnogalacturonan lyase, translated to MEYLKRGIVAVPSETGIFVSWRLLGTEPQNIQFDLYRIENNKSKKLNEKPLLNETSFLDTTADKTKNYTYFVRSNTQEREIDQDSAKYAANQKPYFSIPLRTPVGYTPNDASVADLDGDGEYEIILHQTGQSKDNSQKGFTDEPIIQAYKLNGKFLWEINLGKNIREGAHYTQFLVYDLDQDGKAEVVMKTADGSRDGKGKFIGDPSKDYRNENGFILSGPEYLTVFNGETGEEINTVHYIVPRFQGSLNPTPEQLTETWGDAKGNRVDRFLGAVAYLDGKTPSIIMSRGYYTRTAIAAWDYKDKKLSLRWLFDTESSKENKKYRGQGNHNLSIADVDNDGKDEIIFGAMTVDNNGKVLNSTGFGHGDALHVGDLDPSSPGLEIFDIQERFDDAGAHFRAGATGKVLWKLPSLIYSKQGKFQGPGRGLSLNIDPRYQGSESWASGAGVKGIYDTKGRKISDKNPACNMGIYWDGDFLSEILDGTSVSKWDWNKEKSNLIFDAKDFQCESNNGTKKNPSLVADLFGDWREELIYRTSDNQELRVFSSTIPTKHRLYTMMHNPQYRLSIVWQNVGYNQPPHTDYYLDESVSKAPLPNIYTVKP
- a CDS encoding rhamnogalacturonan acetylesterase, which produces MKSWIRIITIFICSSMFTQQTNFKFDFGGSRVQDGFIPITEHSEFDRKAGYGFMDISGLKSIDRGGNALTGDYITSDRPFYFSVVLPEGNYDIKLNLGDSKGTSQTTARVENRRLMLDEVKTKEGEIVEKLITVHIKDSILRNQDGVEIGIVKLKPRERKYLHWDNLLTIEFNSKAPKICAITIQSNKTAKTIYLTGDSTVVDAQYEPWASWGQMLPCFFVPEEVVVANYAESGETLKAFEDRHRIDKIWNKIKPGDYLFIQFGHNDQKYGNSTKSGYRKRLQEWSNKAKQLGAIPVLVTSMNRRVFDKNNKIVNTLDDFPDAMREISKEENVYLIDLNAMSKTLFEALGPENSKKAFVYYPANSYPNQKDALADDTHFNTYGAYELAKCVIKSIVDQKLPLTKFISKKYKGFDLNQPDPFEKFHWPECIFMESLKPDGN
- a CDS encoding glycosyl hydrolase translates to MNIQSIVKAGIFCFAFGNLPAQNPWPKTTETAKPWTRWWWMGNAVSEKGLDKELTTLNKAGFGGIEIVPIYGAKGFENQYINYLSPEWMKMLQFTTCKAKSLNMGVDMAVGTGWPIGGSQVDKEDAATKMIVQTYTISSGEKFSEQIILNDEKQKNLETIKLDIVTAYNEKNEAVVLTDKIANDGSLNWKPDSGKWTIYAVFTGKTLQKVKRAAPGGEGYTLDHFSPDATKDYLKTFDKAFGNSNYGIRSFFNDSYEVYNADWTPDFKSEFKKRRGYDLSPYIKYLVSNEENEMTGRIKSDYRETLSELILSNFTKDFTNWAHSKNSKNTNQAHGSPGNLLDLYAAVDIPESETFGSTVFDIPGLRRERTDVQKSDQPDINMLKFASSAANVRGKQLISNETFTWLTEHFKTSWSQAKPEVEQVFLSGINHVFYHGTTYTPADVPFPGWLFYASVNFVPENSLWPHLMGLNSYVARTQSVLQSGKSDNELLIYWPIYDQWANPNGKDIAFKVHNVEKWLQPTPMYKNLTKLSKMGYALDMISDKMIGESKSENQKIQTAKEGSSYRVLIIPELTYLPETTIHYILKLAQNGASVIFQNEPKDIPGNFEVEKRRAELKSLWAQIEFQDHGENIKTASFGKGKIVLSADIEKGLEYLKIQKEQLTETGLRFVRRQFDGGKYYFIVNHTAKDINQFIPLNYTGKQAVIMNPENGDFGVAEIQNNSVRIQLKSGQSLFFKNSESVDHSIAKWNYIEKIDSPISLNQAWQLTFKEGGPERPKSRILKNPEPWTNFSEDSATQSFSGTGVYTTTLVLKNKKADDYLLKFDKLYESAKVIVNGQEAGIVWSIPFEINIGKYLKKGKNTIQIEVCNLMANRIRYMDQNKIQWRNYHEINFVNIDYKAFDASGWKIQPSGLDGQIQLFPLYFSK
- a CDS encoding glycoside hydrolase family 88 protein; its protein translation is MKQVLMRGVFFASMFGVLYSCSVQKQTVAKNVNLPDKKEVLDVSRRANQYFMNKWPDAGKEVVGKKVWPSNLWTRAVYYEGLMALYKIDPKKEYYDYAIDWSQKHNWDMMRGTYTRNADNQACGQTYLDLYEIDGKKNPERIKFVKASMDSMIASKKSDDWWWIDALQMGMPIFTKLGRITGEQKYFDKNYEMYAFTKYKHGGNGLYNPKDKLWWRDKSFVPPYKEPNGEDCYWSRGNGWVVAALARTLEDTPESDPHYKEYLQDYKDLLSALLPIQREDGFWNVSLHDPGNFGGKEMTGTALFVYGMAYGLNKGLIDKKTYLPVLVKAWSAIVKDSVQPNGFLGWVQGTGKEPKDGQPLAIDKQPDFEDYGLGCLLLAASEVYQLK